From Asterias rubens chromosome 6, eAstRub1.3, whole genome shotgun sequence, one genomic window encodes:
- the LOC117291276 gene encoding L-rhamnose-binding lectin CSL3-like, producing the protein MVYASAFAVLLALFVCAQSWDDGEQLLIAVCFLLTTVIIKTACEGQWLNIDCPAPTAINIRSANYGRKSGDNVCSSYASGACVTENSLKAVRVKCQGERWCKIQANNAFFGGYCSGPNNYLSVGYTCDYPSMKNKIVCQGETLNLDCRSGHHIAIDNAIFGRVHGNAICPKDPLWVKNVNCVARSSVEVVKSKCQGKRWCTVAAKLGVFGDPCPGTWKYLSVRYTCKRNVSGSSSRTRSSGSSSSRSGSSGSSSSRSGSSGSRSSRSGSYGTSKRQISGSSSRIHSSGSSS; encoded by the exons ATGGTTTACGCGAGCGCCTTTGCTGTGCTGCTGGCTTTGTTTGTCTGTGCCCAATCGTGGGATGATGGAG aacaacttttgattgctgtttgttttcttcttaccACAGTAATCATCAAAACTGCGTGCGAGGGCCAGTGGCTTAACATTGACTGCCCAGCTCCGACAGCCATCAACATCAGATCAGCAAACTACGGTCGCAAGTCAGGCGACAATGTATGCAGTTCGTACGCTAGCGGTGCCTGCGTCACTGAGAACTCTCTCAAGGCGGTAAGGGTCAAGTGCCAGGGGGAGAGATGGTGCAAGATCCAAGCCAACAACGCCTTCTTTGGGGGTTATTGCTCGGGGCCGAACAACTATCTTAGCGTTGGATACACAT GTGATTATCCCTCAATGAAGAATAAAATCGTTTGTCAAGGGGAAACCCTGAATCTCGACTGTAGATCTGGTCATCATATTGCGATTGATAATGCTATCTTTGGCCGTGTCCATGGTAACGCCATTTGTCCAAAAGATCCGTTATGGGTGAAAAATGTGAACTGTGTTGCCCGTTCTAGCGTTGAG GTCGTGAAGAGTAAGTGCCAGGGGAAGAGATGGTGCACAGTAGCGGCTAAGCTGGGAGTATTTGGCGACCCATGTCCAGGAACATGGAAATATCTGTCTGTTCGATACACCT GTAAACGAAATGTTTCAGGCTCATCCAGTAGGACTCGTTCATCTGGAAGCAGTTCTTCCCGAAGTGGTTCATCTGGAAGCAGTTCTTCCCGAAGTGGTTCATCTGGAAGTCGTTCTTCCCGAAGTGGTTCATATGGAACAAGTAAACGACAAATTTCAGGCTCCTCCAGTAGGATTCATTCCTCTGGAAGTAGTTCTTAA